The following DNA comes from Plasmodium coatneyi strain Hackeri chromosome 9, complete sequence.
TTTGAAACTAATCCCTGTATATATTCGTAACAATCCTTATTACACTGTGATTTGTACTTATctacttccccctttatgTAACTGTGGTCGTACATGTATTCATAggcttcttttctttgtttgaaATTGACATAGTTAATGCCACCACAAGCAACTGAACAGTCACTAACATCAGTCAATTTATTCTGAAGTGCGTCACAGAGAGCAGTCAAAATATTATTGAACGTACTACCATCCGTGTcaccttttattttacttccaatccaaaaaaataaaaaactacaACGTTGTTCATACAGCGGTTCCTTAgtttttaccattttgaaTGCTTTACCGCAGGCGTATCCAATATTATCGTAATCTTCTATAGAACTCTTGTATGTTTTTAATGCATCCTTCACTTTATCCATATCGTCATCGCTGCTGTCAAATCTGGCACCCTGTAATTCgctatatatattcattgaAGGTAAATTAAGCAGCATGTGTCTCtataaatattaataaaaggagggaaatatattaatgttcCTCCCTATTATATAACGCAGGGAGCAttacacacatatttatcAAGTACATACTAATTAAAGTATAACCCGTAATATTGTGTTCCCTTCCACGCCTTCTTCCAtgttttatgtgtatatgcttCGGTATATAATGAATTTGTGTGTTCAGGAgtgtttttctttcatacatatatatatttattccatatatatataacggCTTTGTGTTCCGAGTttcttatatgtgcacaatacatatgtaaacatTCCTCATCCCTCCTTATGCTGTTGTGGTACTCCATGGTAACATGATTATTCGTAgcattatatgaatatttacACGTCACAAttactacatatataagggaATGCAATTTTCACCACTCAAAAACAGAATTCTCAGATGGCacaattttcatttataCTTCCCCAATCATACTCATGGattattaataaatttcTGTAAAGAACATATGTACTATAGAGTTAATACACACAAAGTATTCCTCTCCCCCGCGGAATATgtaaatacatttttattcataGAAAAGAGGTATGTGCATACTCACAATACCAAACATAAtacaaatataatacaagTATAATATCAAATCTAATACAAGTATAGTACATGTAtatagagagaaaaaagaagaaaaggagtacaGCATAATGCACAAAgaaagatatatatattatcctCACATTTATTTAcactatttatatatatttatacactattcacatatatatttacactattcacatatatttacactattcacatatatttacactattcacatatatttacactatCCAAAAGAGAGTGAAAATTGCTTGTGTGCACCTTCATACTACTGCTCCTTACAGTACATCTTTCCTTACTACCTAACATAGTTTCGATCTAATAATTTACATACATTTCCCCGCTccgctttccttttttcccaattcCTTATAATAACATTAAAAAGACTTTaaacagaaaatatatattatactatGTGAATACCCCCTATACTCCCTTTAATCCATACTACATCATAGAATTCACTTCACATTTATCATTCCCTCATTTCATTAATGAGTAGGTTATACATAGTTCATTTATATAGGGAATATAAATAGGactaaaaattaaagatttcgggtttagaaCGCAAACTTCaagtttcagggtttagcgtttagggttctcaccttagggtttagggtctAGGTTACAcagtttagggttctggaTTGACGGCCTAGGGTTCTTGGTtgagagtttagggttcagggttaggGGTTTAAgattcaggatttagggttcaattTTAGAATTTAGGTTTCGTGTTTTACGATTTACGTTTCAGGGGTTAGGCTGTattgtttagggttcacattcagtgtttaggattCTGAGTTTAGATTTTAATGTTGATagcttagggtttaggtttcaggatttaggatttagaCTTCAGAAATAATAGCATAATTTGCATGGTAGTAAGTAATAAGATGTGCAAAACTCCTCATTGGAAAGCTGAGCCCGtaatcctaaatcctaaaccctaaatcctcaaCATTAAACTTTAAACTcagaatcctaaaccctgaatgtGAACCCAAAACCACACAGCCTAACCACTGAAACGTAAATCGTAAAGcttgaaacctaaaccctaaaccctaaaccctgaatcctgaaTCTTAAACCCCTCACCCCAAACCTGAAGGCCTGTAACATAAACCATAAACCTCAACACTAAGACCTAAACCCTCAAATCAGAACACTAAATCCTAAGGATTTAAACCTAACCCCTAAGCCCTCaacactaaaacctaaaccctgaactctaaactcTCAACCAAGAACCCTAGGCCGTCAATCCAGAACCGTAAACCGCGTAACGTagaccctaaaccctaaggtcagaaccctaaaatctTAAACCCCAACGCCCATGTAGCGTAAGCCATAGGAAAGAGATGCAGAggataaaaggaagaaaggagaaaacaaaggatgggaacatgaaaaaaaagagacgaaaggaagggagtTACTCTTATTTAGCCGTTATATGTGAAAATAGAATGGTGTACTGCAATATAGTGTTACATGAACTCGTAGATTTTCCCTCTGGTgttttttgaaatataatgaattcCGACACTCAGTTGTATgtattgtttatatattccatgAGTAGGGGTTTTTGAATAAATATTTCTGAgcgtgtgcacatttaaCAGGAATGAGGAGTCCGTACAAATGAACAatacagtatatatattaacagttttttaataacatGCCGTTcttttaataataacattttgagCATAAATTCATAATACGCATTAATATTCTTATTAGAAGTAGGaatcatattattatatatatatgaaatatgcAACTGAAGTGTGCATGTATAGAAATAATAAGATAATATTACTAATAAGTATATATCATGCATTGATTATAATAGATAAATATAAGGAACGTATAGAGAAAATTTAattcttcctgtttttttctcccatcTTGCTATTAAAGTGTATAGTCGTTTATATTTACaccttaattatatataagtgtGATAATGTGGTtcgtgtatataatgtgttacCATAACATAAGAActgtacaatatatattatagggaaggaagaaaaattttattatgaataaccatgggaaaaatgttcttccaccttccatgtatacatgtatgtgtgaACAGCTTTAagataaaattattatataaaggaagaatcataccattagaagaaaatgtcaggtgtaagaaggaacattggatgttattttttacttaaaattCATCAGTGCATGTGCCTGCATCAATTTGTGCATACTAGAATAAATGTAAGGGATTGTATAGGGGTATCCACCTATGCGtattccattctttttcatttttaccttcaGGGGAAAAGTACGCTTCCATTACCCTCAAAGGATGTATACGCTAAGTTTAACACCCCAGATACATGTAACAAAGAATCACCGCAAGAGGATTACGGGGATCAATTAACGAGGACGCtggggaaaataataaaggcAATAAGAATTAGGGGAGGACAATTGGCCAGTGTGGTTGCAAGAGGATGGTGCAATGCACATAAAATGTGGCTGGAGAGAAATACAATCGACTATAACCCTTGggatttcttctattattggttaggtagtaaaataagggaaaaatataaacatgATTTTATGGATAAGATGAGGGAAATTTACGGGAAGTTGCCAAGTGGCCAATACAAGAATGAGTTCAATAATAAGTATGAGGGTGTTGGCGAGGACGTTTTCGAAAAAAGTATGGACCTATTCAATTATGACTATAATGTTAGTGCTATAGAGAAACTTCCGAAGTGCAGTAGTTATTTATCAGATGGgaattatattaaatacCAGAGTAAAGCTcaaaaagcatatatatggtTATGTGAGAAGTGTGTGGAAAATAATAGTGATGATAAGTACTGTATGGAATTCAAGAAAAGCAACGGAAACTGTAAGACAAAGCAGAATTTACCACAATTAGAGTGTAAAGGAGTACAGGCACAAGAAACCTTAACATTGGCAGAGGTAGGAAAACAACAGCAACTACTGCacattattccttcttctcactTAAATAAACCAATGCACCAACTTGCACGTGGCACGTACGTGGTACTTATGTGGTAATTTATACATATTGTAATGAGAAAATGTGTAAGGATCATATATAGGAATATGCACTTATGCATATTTCACTATTTTCTAATTACTTCTATAGGATGAAGACTCCGAAGAATTGCCTTCAGTGGGAATATACAATAGGTTCGACGGGGGAGTACCATATAATGAAGAAGGTGAAATCTGGAACCGGCAGGGACAAATAGGGGCTCAATTAAGCACTGTATTACAGAAATTTGGCAGTATGAAGAGTTATACCGATAATATTGCAAAAGCTTGGTGTTACACATTTGGCGCGAACGATGAGTGTACAGTGAATAATACTCTATATTATgctttctattattggttaggggataaaGTGTGTAACAATATGGGCCAAGGTAATGACTTCTCAAATGTTATGGGTGCAATTTTCAGTGCACTGCAGGGAGCTTTAACAGATATTAATtgtggaaatatatacaacaatATTGACGAAGACACTTTCAATCATATGAAAATACTCTTCGATTATGACATCGATAAGAGTACTATAGAAGGCGATtcggaagatgaagaagaagaaaacgaagaagaagtggaGGAACATTGTTTGGACAAATATCAAAAATACCTGCAAAAAGTAAAGTGTGCCTATAAAACTATACGGAACCAATGTACAGGAAATAACAAGGGTGAATGGTGTACTCAATTTAAGCAATGGTTTGACGGTTAtgagcagaagaaggaattagatataaaatgtaaactGAGAAATCCAGAGCAGTGCACACAAATAAGTAATCCTGAACCCCAGGACAGTCTAGCACACCCCAATAGTGCAACCTCTACCGAAGGCAGTAATTCTATCGCTCCTATCGTGTCCTCTGTTGTTGGAATAGCAGCATTACCAGCAGTTGTATTCTATATCtataaggtaaaattatgaataaagtaaaaatatgcataataaatattattattattccttccttatttaaaataaaaatatatataataataatagtaattattattatttatttctacctaaaaaaaacatatagaATAAGCGATAtttcccatatatataccgaaaatactttccccttctttcttttccattaattatttctttcctttcttttcttccttcctttctttagtacacttccatattttcctGGATGGAAGGTTCCCCCAAGaggaaatataaaaggaGATCATCTGAACATAATTTTGATGAACTAACGGAAGGTGGTTATACTACCGAATATTCAACGGAAGCTTCTACTATAGCCGATTCATCAGAgtattctgttccatatgTTAGATAGTTTTAGGGGAAACAGAAaataataaggaagaacagtAGGAAGGTAATATAGAATATCGCATCATGTAGCACTGAATGTAAGATCGCATGGAATATTGAATTAatgtaattttcctttcGTTAATTGTAAACAGTGTACTACAATATCCTCCCCacggaaggaacaataaataacaACGGAGGTCATACGGTGCAAGGAGCAGGttgatatttctttcttttcttcttttttttccttacttcctccttagatcctccttttttcctcgtccttagaccaccttcctttcctcctccttaaacctctaccttcctttcctcctccatagATCCCTtcccttagacctccttccttaaaccctccttccccacactttttccttaaagttctttttctttttaaatcttcacttttttacttaaatctttttttattccctaaaccttctttcttttacctaaacctcctttctccttttttttttttttttttaatacacccttcgggtgtactccctccctaaaggaagagaccttcctttccaccaacctaacaatcttccttccacctaccaccccaaacacaaccttcctttgaCCCcgaacaatcttccttccaccaaccacctctaacaacgACAACTTATCACCTAACGACCcaagaaccttccttccacccggaacaacccttcattctaacacccctaacaacattcctttttttttttttaaataatggaattttttcgcttttttttttctttcggaTTTTTCTCATATACACTATattcgtaaaaaaaacatatttttttttttttaatgacaatgctttcgtttttttttttttctctttttcttttttacggACTATTATGCGTTTATATATCGTTCTACTGTTTATTAATAGTAcaggaaagagaaagaaggaaagagaaggaaagaaggaatgaggaaagaaagaataaggaaagaaggaatgaggaaagaaagaataaggaaagaaggaatgaggaaagaaggaaagaaggaaaggaggaataagaaggaaagaaggaaaggaggaataagaaggaaagaaggaaagatgaaataagaaggaaaggaggaataagaaggaaaggaggaataagaaggaaaggaggaataagaaggaaaggaggaataagaaggaaaggaggaataagaaggaaaggaggaataagaaggaaaggaggaataagaaggaaagaacgaatgaGGAATGAGGGataaagaataaggaaagggtcgtctaaggaaagagggaaagaaataaaggaaggaaaaaaaggaaagaatggaagaatggtaattttgtttctttccgtacactgtatataaaatgtgcgcGGTCATTTATGCTTCCTCTGATGGGGGATGGGAAGGGAaagtttccttccctccccctccttcccttccttcaggtgttatatgttttgataacttatatttctttgtttctGTTGCCTTTGTGGCCTTTGCTGCTGTTGCCTATGTTGTTGTGGTCTACTATTTGATCCCCTTCCAGATGATGATCGTCGTGGTGGTGGTCTTCGttcatcattatatatggtagaattatctTCTACGGTGGAACCTATTGTTGAGTCACCAATTGTTGAAGGTGCTATTGTTGAAGTGCCGTCCTCTGTTGTGTATTCCGTTAATGCATCAAAGTTGCTCCTGgtagatcttttttttctcttccttattttactGCTCCCTCCTCcaaaatggttaccaaaccaagaaggtaaaaggtTATACTGAATAATGGAAGAGGTGGTGTTgaaggagggaggaaggataGGAATATTTGCCACATACACAGTTCagtttattatatattccctgtttataaatgtaatgtgtacacactatttttatattttattcacttattaaatgtgtaagtgtaatattttaccttatataagaagtATCCAAGCATTGGTAGTCCCAGTACAGACAATGTGGAACAGACAATGGTGCCCGTTCCGGAGGAAGTCCCCGTACTGGGAAGTATACCCAATGTTTCTATTCtttgtataatatatttctGTGTCTCTGGTaatgtacattttgttttcAGGAGTTCCACAAGTTTGTTTGGTTTATGTGCGCTGTTAAGTTTTTGACAATATTTCCCGTCCTTCGTAGCATTCTTCGTGCAATGCCAACCCATAGTTCCAAATGCACCAGCAACATCTTCCAAATGTTGGAGAAACTCTTTAGTACAGGTGATTTCACTTCCCTCTAACGTTGTTCTTATAGTTCCATGATCCTGTATAAAATCGTATACTTCCTTTTCCCATGTGAAATGGGTCCTGCCGGAACAACTGGGCACAATATCACACTTCTCGCCATCAACATCAGACAACTGCTCCAATTCCTTGCGGACAGTATCCATAAAAGTCTGAAATGAACTATCATGGGTGAAGTACTCAGAGAACGTATACCCTATGTAATAATACAAAAAGCTGCACCGTTCAACATCGGTCAAAttgccctccccccctttactTGCGTAGCACCAAACATCCTTAAGCCTATTAAGGTAACGCTGATTACCGGTCTTAAGGCTCCCTGGAAATGCTCCTTCTATTTCTAATGGTAAGCTAACATCACCATCTTCCTCACAGGTGCCATTGgcttcattaaattttttgtatgccTTTGTGGAAGGTAAATTGCTTAATATGGGGTcctgtacaaaaaatataataattcgtaaaaaataagtatgtTCCTATGCGATTCCTAACCTTCCCAAATTTCTTGCATGCCATGAatgataaaatattatattcatatacataaaaatattagtTCGTTATGTacggaatataaaaaataacctGATCCTTATTGTCTAGGTCCATTTTGCCAATGTCGAGGTCGAAGTCATCTCCAGCAGAAGGTTTTTTGAGATTTTTCCACGTGCATGTTAATTGTGATGAATTCCGTGTACAGGAGTTCCCATATTTCCCTATGAACTTGGTGCAATATGGACCACTGCTGCCATCCCTACTATCACTTTTACATTGCTCCTGTACACTAGTAGGAACAGTTGGGGAGGTTGTTCGGAGTTTCCTATATGTATCATTGCAGGAGTTATAATATATCATTACTTGCTCTTCCTGAGGCTCATAGTCCTTCTTAAAGTCGAACTCACTCTTCTTACTGTAGAAATCAACTCCGTCATTATGAGTGTTATCCTTTGTACAACTATTTCCTAAATCAGATTTTCCCCATGCTGTGTAAATAATATCCATAACATCCGAGATTGAACTGAGCTTACCTTCATTAAATAGCATATTCCCTAACCAGTAATAAAACCAAGTACAAATGCCACTGTCCgcctgttccttcttccttacttcaGATACGAAGGAGCACGCTGTCGCAATTGTATGTGCAGACTTCTTAACCTGGGTATATCCATTTAACTCCTGCTCTAACTGGGTGACAAGTTTATAAGGCACGAGTTGTCCGCCCCCTTCCTTGAGCATATCATATATCCATTCGGAATATAATGTAGGCTTCTGATTCTGCAGGTATAATTAAacaattatacatatacatgtgtgttcCTATCCTCCACTGATTTATACAGTAAAAATTACACGTACAACATACGTATATCCATTTCAACTGGTAACCGCTGCACAATACACATACCCACGTCATTAtgattcatatatatactcctgTTAATGTGGTATTTATATGAAAATGTGCTCTCTATCCAAATATTATATGATTGGGTTGTGTATGGTTACTGTGAACATTACATTATTATGTACTTCAttcattatgtacatataggcacagaattttctttcttccaataaaaatttcagtatgtacacatatgttctACTGTTACTTAGAGGAggataattaaaaattgttaaaaactGTTAGCACACATGCTCATTTCATAAAGAGAAAAtaccttttcctctttcctttcataatatatgcacaagcCCTCATATACAGCAGGAAcaatatacatttataagGAAGGTCCAAAAGAATATAGCACAAAGAAGTTCATTCATACAGGAACTACACTGCGTGATATgatatatatttccctttccttttaatctATACTATACATATCAGTGTGctccctcttttctttttttctcttactATGATTAAATTACAGAGAAACCATGTATATGAGAAGTGTGCAACAGGCTCTCTAAACCCCTTTTTGATCGTTTAACACAGTCCATGTTTCACACATTaatatattccccttttttttttcctcttccatagAGGACAAAACACCTAATTAACTCACACAGTGCACATTATACGAATTGAACATTCATTCCATTTAATTCATACTatacgtgaaaaaaaagttcaccttccttcttttttcactatGAATGTATAAGGAATACATTGTTAacaaggaatatatatttcaacATTTCAACACTCCTTCCCCTATCCATGCAGATTACAGTCTACAAGTGCATATATACTTTACCTTCCGTTTACGATTTCGCAGTAGTaatgatttcttttttccatttaccCTAAAGCTCACACACTAATCAActcatttatatatgaaatatatCCTACGCAAAGATCAgcgttcagtgtttagggttcacggttttagggtttagcgttcacAGCTTAGCTATCAGGGCTTAgccttcagggtttagtgcttagggttcagcgtttaagctttagggtttacggtttAAGGTTTTGGGTTCAGGGATTCCTAGTTCTGAGTTTATGTTTTAGTGTTCATGGTTAAGCTGTTctgggtttaggatttagcgtttaggatttgagggtttagagttcaggttTGAGATTTGCAGAGTTCAGAttttcaaggtttagggtttagagtctAGTGTTTAGTATctgagggttcagggttcagggtttaagttttagcttttaggatttagggttcaggttttagggctTATGATTTAGATTTTATGGTTTAtgttttagtgtttaggCTTCTGGGTTTAGAtattagggtttaggttttagggtttagggtttagaggcTAAGGATTAGTATctgagggttcagggttcaggatttagttTTTCCGGTTCAGTTATTTGGTTTAGCGTTATGAATTTAGTGCTTAACTTTTTTGATTTAGGGATGATGATTCAGGGGTCAGCGTCTCAGCGTTTAGTGTTAACggggttcaggtttcagggttcaagTTTCAGGGTCCAGGGTTAAGGGTGCAGGATTCAGGGTTGCAGTTCTGAGAGTGGGGTTATGTATATAGGAATCCGATttctgttttagggttcagtttCAGGACTCAGGCTTTAGGAATCAGAGTTTATGATTGACACTTtatgatttagggtttagggtttagaattCAGGCTTTAGGATTAAGGGTTTTTGAGGTTTATAATTCGGAGTTTAGGCTACTGGAATTGAATTTAGCGTCTAGGtatcagggtttaggatttggGGTATAGCAAATGTGGATTTCAGGTTTAGTATTCAGATTTAGG
Coding sequences within:
- a CDS encoding KIR protein produces the protein MNEVHNNNQKPTLYSEWIYDMLKEGGGQLVPYKLVTQLEQELNGYTQVKKSAHTIATACSFVSEVRKKEQADSGICTWFYYWLGNMLFNEGKLSSISDVMDIIYTAWGKSDLGNSCTKDNTHNDGVDFYSKKSEFDFKKDYEPQEEQEQCKSDSRDGSSGPYCTKFIGKYGNSCTRNSSQLTCTWKNLKKPSAGDDFDLDIGKMDLDNKDQDPILSNLPSTKAYKKFNEANGTCEEDGDVSLPLEIEGAFPGSLKTGNQRYLNRLKDVWCYASKGGEGNLTDVERCSFLYYYIGYTFSEYFTHDSSFQTFMDTVRKELEQLSDVDGEKCDIVPSCSGRTHFTWEKEVYDFIQDHGTIRTTLEGSEITCTKEFLQHLEDVAGAFGTMGWHCTKNATKDGKYCQKLNSAHKPNKLVELLKTKCTLPETQKYIIQRIETLGILPSTGTSSGTGTIVCSTLSVLGLPMLGYFLYKYNLLPSWFGNHFGGGSSKIRKRKKRSTRSNFDALTEYTTEDGTSTIAPSTIGDSTIGSTVEDNSTIYNDERRPPPRRSSSGRGSNSRPQQHRQQQQRPQRQQKQRNISYQNI